Genomic DNA from Setaria italica strain Yugu1 chromosome V, Setaria_italica_v2.0, whole genome shotgun sequence:
acaaaGAGGATCCATTGACAAATTTTTTAAGAGTAGTACAACAACTTCAAGAAACCCAAACGATTTGATGATAGTTGCTGTGGAGGAACAAACTAATACTATTCCAGAAGACAATGTTGGCATCAACACGGATGATAACAATGTGAGTGATCATGAGCACTTTGCTAGTGATGAAGAACCCGTTTTTACTTCAGATATGTATGATCCAGTCAATTGGGAcaatcttgataataaagcaagGGACATATTAGTAGAGAAGgggcctataagagaagaaaatattatATTTCCTTTGGATGCCAACTCAAGACATCTTTCTTACACTCATTACTCTAGAAAAATGAGCAATGGAGAAGTACGTGACAGGAAATGGTTAGTCTATTCAAAACATGTTGATAAAGTATTTTGCTTCTGCTGTAAGCTTTTCGGTTCTAATAACCGCAACAATTCACTGGGGCGTGATGGATTTAGAGATTGGAGGCATACCAGTGAGAGGTTGAAAGAGCATGAAGTTAGTGTTGATCATATTACCAACATGAACTCTTGGAATGAACTGAGTGCAAGACTAAGGAAACGAGAAATGATCGACAAGGAGTTACAACAGCAAATTGCAAAGGAGAAAGAATGCCTAAGGCAAGTTCTGTTACGAATAGTGGCTattgtgaaatttcttggtaaacgCAACTTAGCTTTTCGAGGATCTAGTGAGCAACTTTACAATGACCTtaatggtaatttcttagcttGTTGTGAGATGATCGCAGAATTTGACTTGGTGATGCAAGACCATCTTAGACGTATTCAAAACAAAGAGCTTCAATATCATTATCTTAGtcataaaattcagaatgagttgattTCTCTTATAGCTTCTGACATTACAAGTTCTATCATAAAGATTGTTGAAGATGCCAAATATTTTTCGGTTATCCTTGACTGCACCCCAGATGTGAGTCAACAAGAACAGATGAGTTTGTTGGTTCGATGTGTTGATATGTCTAATGGACAAATAAAAGTTGAAGAGTACTTTCTTGGTTTTCTGAAGGTGGATGACACATCTGGTGAAGGGCTTTTCAATGTATTGCTTGATGCCATCAAGTCATTTGGTCTTAATATTAATAATGTCAGGGGTCAAGGTTATGATAATGGCtctaatatgaaaggaaaaaaataaaggagtACGAAGGAGGTTGCTTGATATAAATCCAAGAGCtttgtatatgccatgtgcTTGCCACAGCCTTAATCTTACCCTTTGTGATAATCTTACCCTTTGTGATATGGCTAACTCCTGTACTAAGGCTATTTCCTTCTTTGGAGTTGTGCAGCGGGTATATGTATTATTTTCTAGTTCTACCAAGAGATGGAGTGCTATGCTTGAACATGTCAAAGATTTAACTGTGAAGTCATTGAGTAatactcgttgggagagtcgaatAAAAAGTGTCAAAGCAATTAGATATCAAGTTCCTCAACTACGGTCAGCTTTGAAGGCATTAAGTGAAGATAGATATACCACTGCAAAGGATAGGAGTGATGCAAAAAATTTGTTTGATATCCTTAGAAGCTTTGAGTTCATACTTGGTATGGTAATTTGGCATGATGTTTTATTTGCTGTAAATACtgtgagcaagaagttgcagTCACCATCCATGTGTATTGATTCTACCTTACGATAGATAGAAGGTATGGTGAGTTATTTTGACACTTATAGAAATGAAGGGTTTGCTTCCAGTATGATCATTGCTAGAGAAATTGCATCAGACATGGGTGTAGAGACAACATTTCCCGTAACGCGGCGTGCTTCTAGGAAGAAACAATTCGATGAAACAGAATACAATGAATCAATCTTGCAAGCTGAGAGGGACTTTgaagttaattattttttggttaTAGTTGATAATGCAATCACATCACTAAAAAGGAGATTTGAGGAACTCCAATCATTCAAAGGTATATTTGGGTTTTTAATGAGTTCAACAACCTTGAATTCCCTAGATGGTATTGAACTAAAATACTGTTGCACTAAGTTTGCAAAAACTTTCACTCTAGATGGTGAATCTAATGTTGAGATAAATGATTTGATTTCCGAGTTAAGTGTTATGTAGTTCACTTTGCCAGATAGACCAATgtctgctatggagatttttgagTTTGTCAGAGAAGCAGATTGCTATCCTAATATTTTTTTGCTTATCGAATCTTATTTACTATGCCTGTGACTGTAGCATCAGCTGAAATaagcttttcaaaattgaaattgTTGAAGAATCATCTAAGGTCTGTAATGTCTCAAGAaaggttaaatggtttggccACTTTATGTATTGAGAGGAAATTGTTGGATCAGATCAATATTGATGCCATCATCAATGACTTCGCATCTAGAAATGTTAGAAGAAATTTTTGATGTAATATAAATTGCTTGATATAAATGTTGTTTTTGGACACATGATCTaaatattttattattattactatTGTTGCTACTACTTTTCTTAGTATAGCTGTATAGGCCCCCTCTTTTAGTTTCGCTACGGGCCACAAAAGTCTCAGGACCGGGCTTGTCGCCAACGCCGCCATCGGTAGGCAAGTCAAGGCGGCGGTACGGTGAACCAAGGAAGCTTTAGGAACTTACGTGATCGACACGACAACACCTGCCAAGAAGGGTTTCTGCTTGAGAtttgagaaagaagaaaagaccCAAAACTTCACACGTGGGTCGGCGCCTTCTCCAGCCAATACACAAGCGCAAACGAACCCACGTTACGCTTTCCGTGCGAAATCCCAAAATGTCGTACAATAACCCTCGTCCATATTAGGGCCGCCAAAGTCCACCAAAAAACAGTTACAGGTCCACCAAAATCCACTCACGCGCGATTGACATGACGACAAGTCTAAAACCCACCAAGAAGGGATGGGCCAAGGTCCAggcccaacaaaaaaaaagaaaggaaagtgtATGTCTACTTGGAGAAGAACTTGTTCTGTTCCAAGCCATGTTGCGTCAGAATTCGTGTAGCAACGTAAAATGCCAACGTCGCCAAAATCTTCGATGGCAGAGGCCCCATCAAACACAAGTCAGTTCCCAATTCGATGCTGCGAGATCTGGAGTTGTCCGGCGGTCCACCGCAGCGGCAGGCATAGGCAGTTGGAGATCTTGGGCCTGGCCCAACAAGCAAGCACTTGCGCCCAAGAGGGCCTACCCAACAAGCAAGTGCTGGCCTACAAGCAAGTGCTGCGCCAGACCAACATCTCCAATAATCTCCCACTTGCACAAGAGTTAATTATGTAAGTATTCATGTGTTTCaatcccttaagtgtgtgaccccgTAGGTTCATGCAACCAATGAACATGACTCGGAAACCATTTCCGATCAATAGTTAGCATTGGTCTCTAGCAAGGCGTACTGACTCTCGAAGGttcacgaagatcatatcttACATAACctgtaacactcggcaatatTATATCCTTCCGCCACATGACACCTAGCAAAGTATAAGGCGAGTGAAATACTACCCTTATTCTTAGGCATTTCTCGCTCAGTGAAGAACTTTTCTAATCGACTAACCTTTAGTCGAGGTATGGACATGCGCTTTTAGTTCATCACATCGAGAGGATCCAGAGGAGTCTCAACGATAGCAGTGTATTCACGGTGTCTCGTAGTGGGTCTATCCGGCACTGTGTTCCTAACACGTGCCTACAATGTTGGCGCAATATCTCATATTGCCATGACCTGTGAAACAAGATCATCCACCCAACACATGTACCAGCTTATCTCTACGTCACAGCCCCGCATAACGGATGGAAGCTGATGATCATTTTTAGTACAATGTCAATATTGTATCATGGAGTTTCACTAACGAATCACGTATTCGCTAATCACATATAATGATAAAGTCATGGAACATATCACTGAAAAATACAAATTACAAATGTTGACATAATATCATCATCTTATGACTACCTTTATGGAATACATCATCATAAGCCTCCCACTAGTGCTAGTCAGTTATGCCATCATCTCATGCCCATTGATTTCGTATGCATCTCATGCTTTGCTTGTGGGAGTGGCTTAGTCAACGGATCTGCAATGTTTAGATCGGTGTGCACCTAGCATATCTTCACATCTCCTCGATCGATGATTTCTCAGATCACGTGATATCGCTGTAGTATGTGTGTGGACTTCTGGTGCGACCTAGGCTCCTTTACCTGTGCGATAGCACCACTATTGTCACAATAGAGGTCTATCATACTAGAGCAACTAGAGACCACGCCCAACTCAGAAATAAATTTTCTGATCCATACAGCTTCCTTTGTAGCTTTCGAAGCTGCAATATACTCGGCTTCTGTTGTCGAATCTGCAATTGTCTCTTGCTTAGAACTTTTCCAGGTCACTGCCCCACCATTGAGGCAGAAGACATATCCCGATTGAGATTTTCTATCGTCTTGGTCAGTTTTGAAGCTAGCATCTGTGTAACCATTTACAACAAGATCCTCCAAACCTCCATAGACTAGGAATATATCCTTGGTTCTTCGGAAGTACTTAAGGATATTTTTTACTGCAACCCAGTGACCATAACCTAGGTTGGATTGGTATTTGCTCGTAACACTTAGAGCATACGAAATGTCTGGGTGCATGCacaacatggcatacatgatCAAGCCAATagctgaagcatatggcacCCGACTCATCCTTTCCTGCTCATCAGGAGACGAAGCACACTGAGTCTTGCTCAAGGTTACACCATGTGATATAGTTATGAATCCTTTCTTGGAATCATTCATGTTGAACCTGTTCAACACCTTGTCAAGGTACATGCTCTAGCTCAATCCAATTAAGCATTtagatctatctctatagatctttatACCCAGTATGTAGGCTGCTTCTCCAAGGTCCTTcatagagaaactctttctcaatgAGGTCTTGACATCCTCCATAAGCGGAATGTCATTCCCAATTAatagtatgtcatccacatacaagaATAGAAATACGAGTGCGCTCCCACTagctttcttgtaaacacatgCCTCTTCTTAATTCTTAGAGAAGCCAAACGATTTGACTACCTCATCAAAGCGAAGATTACAACTCTAGGATGCTTGCTTTAGCCTGTATATAGACTTCCTAAGTCTACACACTTTTCTAGCATTTTGCTGGTTGACAAACCTTCAGGCTGTGTCATGTACACATCCTCACTTAGgtttccattaaggaaagctgttTTGACGTCCATTTGCCAAATCTCATAGTCATAATATGCGTTAATTGCTAGAAGGATCCGAATAGACTTTAGCATGGCAACAGGCGAAAATGTCTCATCATAGTCAACACCTTGAATTTGACAAAAACCTTTCGCTACCAGTCGTGCCTTATAGATGTGAACCTTTCCATCAACAtctatctttttcttgaaaatccatTTACACTCAACGGCTCTCACACCATCGGGTGGATCAACCAGGTTCCAAACCTGATTCTCTCTCATGGACTCCAtctcggattgcatggcatcaAGCCATCTCTCAGACTCCGGTCCCATCAATGCTTCTATGTATGTTTTAGGCTCCTCATTATCCAACAATAGGATGTCATGCTGCCCTGTAATTAGTAGCGTGTACTTATCAAGTGCGCGATGTGCTCGTATTGATCTTCGTGGTTGAGGTTCATCATGTTGGTCAGGGACCATCGCTAATTCATCATGTTGCACCTCATCAATGGGAATTGAAATATTTTCTGGTgtttcttgaacttcttcaagttgCACCGTGCTCCCACTAATTTCTTTcaagagaaactctttctcaagaAAGATAGCATttcgagcaacaaacactttgttCTCTTGACGGTTATAAAAATAGTATCCTTTGGTTTCCCTAGGATACCCCACAAAGACACATTTATCAGATCTGGGCTTGAGTTTATTGGGCGCCAAACACTTCATGTAGGCTTCACAGCCCCAAATCTTCAAGAATGACAAACTGGGATGCTTCCCAGTTCATATCTCATATGGCGTTTTCTccacagatttagatggtacacGGTTTAGTATGAACACAACAGTCTCTATTGCATAGCCCCAAAAATACAATGGAAGATCAACTTGACTCATCATAGACCTCACCATGTCCAGCAAGGTTTGGTTCCtccgctcggacacaccgttccACTGCGGTGTTCCTGACGGAGTCaattgtggaacaattccgcaactctttagatgatcgctagactcatggctcaaatattctCCACCATGATCCAATTGTAGGAATTTCATTGTCTTGCCGGTATGATTTTGTACTTCATTTTGGAATTCTTTGAACCTTTCAAAGGATTCTACCTTGTTcctcatcaaatagatatagcCGTATCTACTCAAGTCACCAGTAAAGGTAATAAAGTACTgtgggtttagggtttaggcaTTTCTATGGTCAGGCAAACTACCAATAGGTAGGCCCTAGGGTTGGGGATGTGGACCCAATGATCTTGTCTGAAAAAAGTTATGGACTGCTCAAACCATCGTAGGTACTGGACTGGTTGCATTGAAATGAAGTGGACTTCACACTGGCGTAGCTTATGTTGTCGATTGCTGCAAGAGGCATTGTGACCGCCTACAATGATGTTGACCTGGCGCTCAAGCCGCTGGAAATCTCCATTCTGGTCGGCATTGGGACGCTGGGCGTCATGGCGCAACGGATCATGTTGTTCTTCTCTGTTCTGGTCGGCGTGGTCATCGCGCCTGCCTTTGTTATGGTCGTCATGATCGTCGCTGCTGCGACTGTCATGGTTGTCCTAGCGTTGACCATCGTTATGATTGCAATACTCGCACCTATTGCTATCTAGACGGTCATCGCTATCGTGGGGTCGCTTATATTCCACCGGGGCAACAAGCTCCTTTTTCAAAGTCATGCAATCTCGCAGAGTATGGCATACATCCTTGTGAAAAGGGCATGGGCCGCTCAGAATTCTGTCAAATTCTTCTCGGTTGAAGGTGCTTTGCCTGGTTGGATTATTCCTAGTTGTGTAGACCTCCAGAGCCCTTTTGCGGAGGTGAGCTTCCGGACAAACTTGGGGTTCATCATGCAGTGGTTGACAGTAGTCATCGCTCTAGTGGCATCTCTAAAACTGGACTTTTGATGCCTCTTCAATATCAGCTTGCTCGTTAATCACCTCCATCATCTGTCTGACTATTTTCAGTTTTGCCTCATATAGCTTCTCAAACATTTTCTGATTTGTCAAGCCCGAGTGAAAATACCAGATGATATCGTGATCATCGATACCTGCAAGCCTGTTGCGATTCTCGAAGAAGCGGTTAGCGCATTCTCGAAGTGGCTCGCCTTCTATTTGACGGACTTGATTGAGCTTTTCCTTGTTGCTAGTCAGCTGTATGTGGCTTGATAATTCTGAGTGAAAGCTCAAGCGAGATGACCCCAACTGTCAATGTTGTTTAGGGGAAGGTTTTCCAGCCACAAGAGCGGAGCAGGACCCATAACTACAGGGAAGTAGGTGGCCATTTGATCGTAGGTGCCGTTAGCAGCTCTCACGGCCGTACTGTATGTTTTGAGCCATATAGTTGGGTCTGAATGGTCGTCACACTTTTCATTGATGGTTGGTTTGAAAGTAGGTGGCCACACAACAGCCCTGAGGTGAGGCGTAAAGGCAACAAAGCCGTCAATTGCCATGTCATCATTGTAGTCGTCATCGAAATAGTATTAGTCGGGGTTGACCCTTCCACGCCCACCATAGTTGCGTCTAGTTGGATAATAATCATCTTCATAATCGTACTCCCGTCTAGGCGGGTTGTAAACATCCTCGTAGTTATAATCACGCCTGGGTGGATCGTGGGGACCTTCGGGGGCATCGTATGCACGGTCGTAGTCGGCGCGAcgacgcatctcatcttcctgatGGCGTCTGTCAGCATGCACCACGTCACGGTTGGGTATAGGGGCGCCATAGTCAAGATCGTACTCGGTGCAGCGACAAAGCTCATACTCATCACGCTCGTTGTGACGTTTGTTTAGGTCAACACGGACATTGCAGTTCTGGCAAAGCTCGTGCAGGTCATCCCGGATATCGCGCTGTCGATCTAGTCGGCCTCTATCTCCATCGTGGGTTCTCCTGCCGCGGGGGCAGttattgttgttgtgttgctGATGGTCGTTGTTGACAGCGTTGTTGATCGGAGGATTGAGCGGCTGGATGGCCGGTGAATTGACAGGTTGAGCGGCCTGTGGGTTCACAGCTTGTCCGGCCTGTGGATTAGCAGCTTGGACAGCATTCTGATCCACTTCCTCTTCATTTATTGGGGGCAGTTGA
This window encodes:
- the LOC101767489 gene encoding zinc finger MYM-type protein 5-like, whose protein sequence is MSSKKHASGSEKRKRKKRVYELIESQRGSIDKFFKSSTTTSRNPNDLMIVAVEEQTNTIPEDNVGINTDDNNVSDHEHFASDEEPVFTSDMYDPVNWDNLDNKARDILVEKGPIREENIIFPLDANSRHLSYTHYSRKMSNGEVRDRKWLVYSKHVDKVFCFCCKLFGSNNRNNSLGRDGFRDWRHTSERLKEHEVSVDHITNMNSWNELSARLRKREMIDKELQQQIAKEKECLRQVLLRIVAIVKFLGKRNLAFRGSSEQLYNDLNGNFLACCEMIAEFDLVMQDHLRTPVLRLFPSLELCSGYIGIVTAYNDVDLALKPLEISILVGIGTLGVMAQRIMLFFSVLVGVVIAPAFVMVVMIVAAATVMVNTDIAVLAKLVQVIPDIALSI